Part of the Flagellimonas eckloniae genome, TTGAAAAAGATAAATTGGTTGCGATGTCATTTCGACCGCAGGGAGAAATCCTAACATGGGTTTTCCAGATTTCTCAATCGATGCTTTGCATCTCATTTCGAAATGACGGGATTGGTCTTTGTCATTTCTAGCTAAGTGAGAAATCTAAACTGCTCTCTCCTTCATTTAAAAACCAAAAGCCACAACAGCATTGCTATGGCTTAATCATTATACTATTCTTTTTATGTTGCCGCCACTAGTCGCATTTTACTTAGTATTATTTACAATTTTATTGTATTGTTTACCATATTGGTAAGTTTATATAGCTCCTTTTTGGGCTATCGTGGATACCACACCAACAAACATAAAAAGGGTAAATAGTAGTTCTCTTTTCTTCATCTTTAATTTTATAAACGATAGCCCAAACCAACCTTAAACAGGTTCACTTGCCTATTAAAATCAATATCCTCCAAACTCCCAAAAGCTGAAATTTTGATATAGTCATATTGAGCCACAACAAAAAGCCCTTTTACAATGTCTATGGAAACCGCCGCATTTATATTTGGACCATTGGTATTGTCCTTTACCTTTTCAGTACGTCCAGGCTCCAGAGCATTCTCGGTACTGAAGGTGGCAAAGCTGTACCCTCCACCAACCTGCACCCTCAATCTGCCCACATGCAATTCCCCAAAAAGCCGGGGCTGAACAAAACGGGCATTGATATCTGGTTGTGTGGTAAAGTTTTCATTTTCAAATGCATAAAAGCTAGCATTGGCAGAAACCCCAAAATTTAAAAACTCACTGTTTGCAAACCGGTATTGCGCCCCTACATCTATGTTACCCGTATAGTTTTCCTTAAAATAAGTATCGCCAAACGGCAAAGGATAGGACAACGCCGCTGAAAACTTCCCTTTTTGGGCCATGACGGACATACTTATCATAAAAACGAATGCTATTAGTTTAATTTTCATGGTTTTAGGTTTTTTCCGTTAAAGTTTTTTCTCTTTTATAAATTGAAATACATTTCTAGTGGCCTTACCGCCACTAGTCATAGACTAGCGGGAGCGGGGGGCTACGCTCAGTCGAAATGAAAAATTGGGCTCGATGTCATTTCGACCAGAGGGAGAAATCCCATGGTTTTTCTAGATTTCTCAGTCGTTACTCTCCTTCGAAATGACAGGGTACACAGCCAAACTTTTAAAATACTTTACGCTCCTATCCTATTCAGGCTTGCTTACTCTTCCCGCAACTAGGTACAATCTAGCGGGAGCGGGGGTCAATCAAAAAATTCTACGGTATTTTTATATTGTTCATACTTA contains:
- a CDS encoding outer membrane protein, coding for MKIKLIAFVFMISMSVMAQKGKFSAALSYPLPFGDTYFKENYTGNIDVGAQYRFANSEFLNFGVSANASFYAFENENFTTQPDINARFVQPRLFGELHVGRLRVQVGGGYSFATFSTENALEPGRTEKVKDNTNGPNINAAVSIDIVKGLFVVAQYDYIKISAFGSLEDIDFNRQVNLFKVGLGYRL